The proteins below come from a single Malus sylvestris chromosome 3, drMalSylv7.2, whole genome shotgun sequence genomic window:
- the LOC126616651 gene encoding putative 4-hydroxy-4-methyl-2-oxoglutarate aldolase 3, which produces MTTPHPSTPAIQGSNSSITIQKIDCIVPRKLKRENYLFWKLQFETVFKRNKVTGIVDGSEPCPSPLLVGEKRNDGVNPAFDIWHEKDQSIIALMKATMSEDVLPLTVGLTSSRDLWLNLEKRFGVPGVSSEYRRKLADASLATTDVCDANAALLDSGELRRLPPIFQKYGEREAFSGPIVTVKTFEDNTLIVGLLGTKGEGRVLVVDGEGSLRRAVTGGMLAKCAEVMGWSGIVINGCIRDVDEINRCEIGVRALATCPVRPIKSGGGQKHVPINIGGIWIQDGQWLYADGDGILVSTSQLSI; this is translated from the coding sequence ATGACCACACCACATCCTAGTACTCCTGCAATCCAAGGATCTAATAGCTCTATCACCATACAGAAAATAGACTGTATAGTACCAAGAAAGCTGAAGCGTGAGAATTACCTCTTCTGGAAGTTGCAGTTTGAGACGGTCTTTAAGCGCAACAAGGTCACCGGCATTGTTGATGGAAGTgaaccttgtccctcaccatTATTGGTGGGCGAGAAACGAAATGATGGAGTGAATCCAGCCTTCGACATTTGGCATGAGAAGGATCAGAGCATCATAGCCTTGATGAAAGCAACTATGTCTGAAGATGTTCTACCACTGACAGTCGGATTAACTTCGTCACGTGATCTTTGGCTGAACCTGGAGAAAAGATTTGGAGTTCCAGGTGTGTCTTCAGAGTATCGGCGAAAATTGGCTGATGCTAGTTTGGCCACTACTGATGTTTGTGATGCAAATGCTGCTCTTTTGGACAGTGGAGAGTTGCGCCGTTTGCCACCGATATTCCAGAAATATGGAGAACGTGAAGCGTTCTCAGGCCCCATTGTGACTGTCAAGACGTTTGAAGACAATACTCTGATAGTGGGGCTTCTCGGAACGAAAGGCGAGGgaagggttttggttgttgatGGTGAAGGAAGCTTGAGGCGTGCCGTTACCGGAGGAATGTTGGCTAAGTGTGCTGAAGTTATGGGATGGTCTGGGATTGTGATAAATGGGTGCATTAGAGATGTTGATGAGATAAATCGATGTGAGATTGGGGTGAGAGCTTTAGCAACTTGTCCTGTGAGACCAATCAAAAGTGGTGGTGGCCAAAAGCATGTTCCTATCAACATTGGAGGAATCTGGATTCAGGATGGACAATGGTTGTATGCAGATGGTGATGGCATCCTTGTCTCCACATCTCAATTATCTATTTGA